tcttttttttttttttttaatgtttttatttatttttgagacagagacagagcatgaacgggggaggggcagagagagagggagacacagaatcggaaacaggctccaggctccgagccatcagcccagagcctgacgcggggctcgaactcacggaccgcgagatcgtgacctggctgaagtcggacgcttaaccgactgcgccacccaggcgcccccccttctGCATTTCTAACGAGGGCATGCACTCAACAAACATAACCATAACCGTTTGCTGAATATCTATTATGTACAAGAACTCTGCTAAGTGCTGGGGATGAATGTGGATAAGATAGAGCTTCCTGCCCTCGAGGAATATAAAGTCTCATGGGGAAATTGGACACTTACACTGGGCAGAAGGAAGATGAGCTTCTCTAAAATTTAGGGTAGACATAAAGTACACAGTGGAAAATGAGACATAAAAGCCAGGCATGTGGAATGGGGTGGAAGGAGGCATAACAGAGAGGACCCGGGCCTCCTTGAAACAAGGGAAAAATTAGGTGGAGTCTGCAGTTGGGAGCATCTGAGAATACAAAAGACCATCCGAATAAAGAAAAACCTCattctatttattccttttttttttttaatgtttatttattttgagagagagagtgaatgcgtgcaagcaggggaggggcagagagaggagagaaaatcccagtgcagagctcaatgtcatgaactgtgagattatgcaTGACCTGTACTGTAATTATGAGTGgaatgtttaacccactgagccacccaagtgaccctttttgtgttgttgtgtttttttctaatgtttatttatttattttgagagagagatcgtacgaggggcagagagagaatcccaagcaggttccgcgctgtcagcgcggagcctgatgcagggcttgatctcacgaaccatgagatcatgacctgagccaaaatcaaaggccagatgcttaactgactgagccacccaggcgtccccgtaTTCGTTTTTAAAAGCCTCTCCCCATCGATAACCTCATTTGAATCTTTGAACATCCCACCATTTACTCTTGGCCAAATAACTTCTGCTTGTAACAGGGTCCCCGTAGCCAGGCTTGCCCTTCTCCAGCCTTCTCCCCTCTGCTGTGATCTTTAAGATGCAGATTTGATTATGTCATACCTCAGCCTAAAAGCCACGAATGGTCCTCATTGCCCTCTAAAGTCCAGCTGTCCTATAAAAACTTCGATGCCTGTCCTGCCCATGTCTCCTCTCCCTTGTATTTCAGGTTCCAGCTCTTCCTTCTTTCGTACCTGCACATGTCCCAAACACGCTCCCTGCTGCCTACAGCTCTCCCCCACTTTATCCCCACCCCCTTCACTTAGCCAGCTCCTTCCCATTCTCCCTCGGGTCTGGTCAGGAAGGCCTGTCCTGATGCCCTCACACAGGGAATTCGTGGTCTGTGCTCTGAGCACCTGCTGTTCCCCTTTTTACACTCAGCAAGCTTTGTCATTAGCTGTTAGTCCTTCCCACCATGAGGGTAGTTACATGGTCTGTTCTGTTGACCTCTTGTTTCCCGTGCCTCACAGCAGAGTGTGGGCACGCGGTAGGCTCTCTATCCGACATCACCGTGTATTGATACAGAAACTGCAGGCCAGAGAAGGTGATTTGGGCCGGTCTGAGATGACAGGATACATTATTTggattgttaatttcttttttctccttcagttgATAGAGAGGGAGTGTGTCACCGTTTTTCTCCATACGCTGCCACATAAGCACTCGGGGCCTGGGAGGAGTCTGGGTGTTGGGGTGCAATGAACAGTGACCAGGGGTCAGAAGACACGGGGCCAGTCCAGGCCCTGCCACACCCAGCCTTGGGCACAGCACACGTGGCAGGCTAGAACAAGCCTGGATTCTGGAGTCACATAGCAGGGTTCCCCTCTTGTCCAGGTTCTGCTGCTTGGGGACAAATTATTCCAGCTCTCTCAGTCCCCGTGACATTCTCTTCCATCAAGTGAGAATAAGGGCATCTCCCTCCCAGGGAAGGGAGGATCAAACACAGCCAGACCATTGACTGGCAACACGGGGGCCACGTGGGCCAGGCGTCACCACTGCAAGCCAGCCCAGTGCCGGGTGTGGCCGGGGGGCACTCTCCTCTTGCCTCTCTGAACCAGATTCACTTAGGACCTCTGCTTCCTCAGCTGTAAAAGGAGTGCCTACAGACTAGCTGCCATCCAGAGTGATGTCCCATGATCAGAAAGCACGTGGGTTGGAGATGGCCCCTGACCAGAGGGGTCCCTGGAGGCTGAGGGGGCCCAGCTGTCTGATGGCACGGCGAGAACACCTTTCCGACTCGGTTACCGACTATTGTCTTGCTCCTCAGCAACTTGGCGTCAATGTGTTTCTCTTAGAAACTGAGGTGCTAAAGAACAGCCCTGGGAGGGGTCGCGTAGGACCCTACGGAGGAAGAAATGCTGTCCAGAGGCCTCAGCCCCAGAGCTGGCCTGATTGATTGCTCCCTTGAAGTTCACTCGGGGCCGTGAGCCATCGATGCCATTGTCTCCCTGCAGGTGCTCTGATGGCCGCCACAGCTCCTACCTCCTCAGGGCTGTGGCCCAGCTGCGCTCCCAACTCCGGGCTCACCTCCTTCGAGCGCCTCCAGCTCCCAGCCAAAGACCCTCTGCCTGGCGCTGGGTCGGGGGCATCCTTCTGGGCCCCGTGCTGTTGAGTAAGTGTCCCCGCCTCTGCCTTGTGGCGCTGTGTGAGGCAGAAGAGGCCCCTCCTGCCTGCTCCAGACCTTGTGTCGGGGATTCCCGCTTTAACTGGAAGCTCTTCTGGCAGTTTCTGCGCCCCCACCTGCTGGTCCTGGCGGCAGCCATTGTGGTGAGATGCCCCTCCCCTTTCGCCCACACCAGGGACAGGGAAGGACCCAGCCAGGGGTTTGCAGAAGCGCCAGCCGGAGCTGCACAGGGGCAGCTTGTCTGCCTCACCAAGTCTCAGGATAGACCTCAGGAAGCAGCAAGGGCTGGCTGCCTTAGGGACTGGAAGCCAAGGGATGCCAGGCGATCCCACACAGGGCAGCTGGCTGTGCAGGGTACAGGAATCCCCAGGCTCTGGCATCCTGGGCTGGAACTCGAGGAAGCACACAGTTAGCCAAACATGAACAGCTGCAGGAGAGGGAGGGCCAAGGTCAGGGCCAGGGATGGGGAAGAATATGGCCCCCTCTAAAtgtctgcccctccttccccaagCTGGCACTGGGTGCGGCCCTGGTGAATGTGCAGATCCCCCTGCTCCTGGGGCAGCTGGTGGAGATTGTGGCCAAGTACACAAGGGACCATGTGGGCAGCTTCCTGACTGAGTCCCGGAATCTCAGCACCTACCTGCTCATCCTCTATGGCATTCAGGTACAACaggagggagggcctgggggcACCCAAAGGAGCCTCCTGGGCGCCCCTGAGTGCCCCGGCCTCTCTCCCAGGGCCTGCTGACCTTCGGGTACCTGGTATTGCTGTCCCGCATCGGCGAGCGCATGGCCGTGGACATGCGGAGGGCCCTCTTCAGCAACCTGCTTCGGTACTGCCAGTGCAGGGTGCGGGCAGGGGGAACTGCTGGCCCCAGAAGTCTGGACAAATGTAGGGGCAGGGTCTTGTCCTAAACTAAtgtctcctttctccccaacCTACTGTACCCTTGATCTACCACCAGACAAGATATTGCTTTCTTCGATGCTAAAAAGACAGGGCAGCTGGTGAGCCGACTGACAGCTGATGTGCAAGAGTTTAAATCATCTTTCAAACTCGTCATCTCCCAGGTCAGTTCCCCAGGCCCccctgtgtgtatacacacacacacacacacacatacacaccccagTGTAGACACATCAGGCCAGCCCCACCCACCTTGCTGTTGGGCTCTGAGCCTAGGCTTCCACCAAGTGAGAAGCCTGCTGTCTGGTGAGGGTGTGGATGAGGGAGTGGGGAAGTTCACGGAAGGGAGGTACTGTGGTATCGTCCAAGGTCAGGACAGGCTGTTTCACTCCTGTTCTGAAATTCTACCTCCCCGGAAAACCTTCCCAAGGACTCAGACAAGAGCCTTTCTTGGACCGGCTTGCCAAGAGCAAAATTACCCTGGCCTGCCTTACCCCCAGAATGCCTGGCATGCTGACAAGTGTTAACGAGAACGAGTAAAGGCTTTTTACTGCATTACTGATGTCCTGTTCTCATCCACCCACATGGTCACTGTGGCTGCTGGGTCATGCCTCACACTGGCCCATAGCAGCCCCTGGGTGACATTCctgcttaattcttttttttttttcagttcctaaAGCAAAAGGCAAAGCAAATTGGGATTTGTCTGGGGGAAGGAGGCTGTGGTCCATAGACATTCTCACCCAGGCCTTTCGTGCCTGGTAGGAGAGAAAGGGTCAGGCTTTATGACTGGGTGGACTGCCGGTTGGCCTTCCAGGGTCAGACTCATGGCCTTGGCCTTGGGAAGCGGCCTTGGCCGCTGTAGCCAGTGGACCCTTGGTGAAGTCCCCGTGTCGTGGTGCTGATGCCAAACAGCCTTCCCGCGTCCCTTCTCTCCCCCAGGGACTGCGAAGCTGCACCCAGGTGGCTGGCTGCCTAGCGTCCCTGTCTATGCTGTCCCCCCGCCTCACGCTGATGCTGATGGTGGCCACACCCATTCTTATGGGAGTTGGCACCCTAATGGGCTCAGCTCTCCGAAAGTTGTCTCGCCAGTGTCAGGAGCAGGTACCAGCATTCCTGCCATCCGTGCTTTCCCCGTTTCTGTCTGCCCCGCCATTCCTCCCCGTCCCCAAGCCAGCCGCCTACTTCCTGGACTCCTTGCAGATTGCAAGGGCGACAGGCGTAGCAGATGAGGCCCTGGGCAACGTTCGGACCGTGCGGGCCTTCGCCATGGAGCATCGGGAAGAGGAGTGAGTCCCAGACGGAGAGGAGCATGAAGCAGGGAGGACTCCCTGAATGCACCCCAGCAGCCCTGCACCCCAGCCCGGCTGCTTCCTGACAGCCGGGCTTGGCCTCTCTCCCCAGACGCTACGGAGCAGAGCTGGAGGGGTCCCGCTGTAAGGCagaggagctgggcaggggcatcGCCTTGTTCCAGGGGCTCTCCAACATTGCCTTCAACTGTGAGTGAGCAAGTCCCCACCCGGGGTGTGGGCGCGCCCGTCACGGCTGGGGATGAGCTTGGAGCCGTGAAGGGCAGGTCCcagccaggcaggggaggggcggctcTCCGCCTGCTTGATGTCCTTCAGACATCTGTAGGAGCGCCAGGTGCGTGAGCTCCACcaccacacatgcacacgtgtgcgcacacacacacacacacacacacacacactcgtttCCACACGAAACAGGTAGACGCTATTCCAGGCAGACGCCTTCCTGACCGTCTGTCCCTTTCCACACGCAGGCATGGTCTTAGGCACTCTGTTTATTGGGGGCTCCCTCGTGGCTGGACAGGAGCTGACAGGGGGAGACCTCATGTCCTTCCTGGTGGCCTCCCAGACGGTACAGAGGTGAGTGTGAGGCTGTCCCCGTCCTGCAGGAGCCCTGCTGAGTGGAGGGACAGGGGGTGGTGGCCCGCCCCGGGGGCTGGCTGGGGAGAGTGCCCCCGTGCCATCCATGAGCACCCTGTAACCTGATTCACCGTCCGTACGCTCAGGAATGCAGCTGACATCTTCGGCCGCCTAAACGGTTCCGAAATTTCCGAGACAGCTTCTTAAAAAATTGGCCATTGTAGCAAAACACACGTAATGtcaaatttaccatcttaactgtTTGGAAGTATAGAGTTTGTGCATCCGTTACCACCATCCGTCTCCCGCCCTTCGTGCTGCAGCACTGAAACCGCCTGTTAAATGCTGAGCCCCCACAaccccttccctcagcccctgacAACCTCCACGTCTGTGATTTGCCCACTTTGGGTGCCTCACGTAAGTGAGATTGCACAGCGTTTGTCCTTTCGTGACAGGCCTATCTCACTCAGCGTAATATCTTCCAGGTTCGTCCATAGCGTAGCCTGTgtcaatttccttcctttttaaggccgagTGAGATTCCACATACGGATAGACCGTCTTTGACATGCTCTTTACGAGCTCGCCTGCCATCCTCTCTGACCTTCCCAGGGCCGAGCggctcagcctctcccctgcccttcccagccTGGAGCTCACTGTGTTCGTTGTTCTGCGATCTACCTGCCCCACTGGGCCTGTCTGCCCGGACCTCTCGGCTCCCTTTGCTCAAAACCCCCAAggcctcccctttcctttctcttctgagcTAAACGCTAGCAGTTTCTGCTGCAGTTTCTCATCATCTCCCCCCCACACCACATATGTGAGAGCACGTAAAGCATAAGTAGATGTCGTGATGAATAACAGAGGAGCAAATATGCTGTAATAAATCATTGAAGAGCAGAGACCCGAATTACTGTCAAGCACGTCAAG
The Panthera uncia isolate 11264 chromosome A2, Puncia_PCG_1.0, whole genome shotgun sequence genome window above contains:
- the ABCB8 gene encoding mitochondrial potassium channel ATP-binding subunit isoform X1, with protein sequence MLVHLFRVGIRGGPVPGRLILPLRFQTFAAVRCSDGRHSSYLLRAVAQLRSQLRAHLLRAPPAPSQRPSAWRWVGGILLGPVLLSKCPRLCLVALCEAEEAPPACSRPCVGDSRFNWKLFWQFLRPHLLVLAAAIVLALGAALVNVQIPLLLGQLVEIVAKYTRDHVGSFLTESRNLSTYLLILYGIQGLLTFGYLVLLSRIGERMAVDMRRALFSNLLRQDIAFFDAKKTGQLVSRLTADVQEFKSSFKLVISQGLRSCTQVAGCLASLSMLSPRLTLMLMVATPILMGVGTLMGSALRKLSRQCQEQIARATGVADEALGNVRTVRAFAMEHREEERYGAELEGSRCKAEELGRGIALFQGLSNIAFNCMVLGTLFIGGSLVAGQELTGGDLMSFLVASQTVQRSMANLSVLFGQVVRGLSAGARVFEYMTLSPCIPLAGGCCIPREHLRGAVTFHNVFFSYPCRPGFQVLEDFSLTLPPGKIVALVGQSGGGKTTVASLLERFYDPTAGVVTLDGRDLRTLDPSWLRGQVIGFISQEPVLFGTTIMENIRFGKLGASDEEVYAAAREANAHEFITSFPEGYNTIVGERGATLSGGQKQRLAIARALIKQPTVLILDEATSALDSESERVVQEALDRASAGRTVLVIAHRLSTVRGAHHIVVMAHGQVCEVGTHEELLKKGGLYAELIRRQALDVPAPEMPRGPRNRHPKS